The stretch of DNA CTACATAGTTGGCTTGCGGTTGCCTCTCTTGGTCTTATAATCCTTGATTGCGCTCTTGATTGCATCTTCAGCCAGCATGGAGCAATGAAGCTTCActggaggaagagaaagcTCTTTTGCAATCATTGTGTTCTTAATGTTGGCAGCCTCTTCAAGAGTCATGCCCTTCACCAGTTCTGTGGCAAAGGACGAGGATGCGATGGCGGAACCGCAGCCAAACGTCTTGAACTTAACGTCTTCAATGACTCCGGTCTCATCATTAACTTTGATCTGCAATCTCATCACATCTCCGCAAGCCGGAGCACCGACGAGCCCGGTTCCGACATTCTTGAGATTTTTATCCATCGTTCCCACATTTCTTGGGTTCTGGTAATGGTCGATCACCTTTGGATGATAGAGTCTTCTGCTTGAAATGTTGGCAAGAGCCACTCTGGACTTAACACCTTGTCTCAATAAATTGCGAGCAAACATTTAGAAGTCTAAGAAATAATTTGCCTATctaaattaatttatttggTCATCAAAATTGTGAAGGCGCAAATAGGAGGAAAAATCGAGAAAACCGTTACCCGGTTTACAGTGGATAAGATTAGCCGACAGTGCTACGCACCACTACGCGAGATTTACAACAGCGATGACAACCTACCCCTCATCCACATATAGCTATCAATTGCATAAATAGCACGCGAAATTCTGGAGCCACGATTCGCCCATTTTCATAGTCGTTGCGGTTAACCGACTTAATTTTTCACGTATATATTATTAAACGAATTTCTGGTTGACTCCtcaaaatataaaatatGTCTGATCAACGGCCGTTGCCATTTGCCTATCAATTTCTTGCCGGTGCCATTGCTGGTGTCTCTGAGATTCTGGTCATGTACCCATTGGATGTGGTCAAGACCAGAATCCAACTTCAGGTGGGTACTGGTGGTAAAGGAGAATATACGGGTATTATCGACTGTCTGACAAAAATCGTCAAGAACGAAGGACCTTCGAGACTTTACCGTGGTATCACTGCCCCAATTCTGATGGAGGCCCCAAAGAGAGCCACCAAATTTGCCGCCAACGACGAATGGGGTAAAGTTTACAAGCGTGCTTTCGGTGTGAGCCAGATGACCCAACCTTTGTCTATCTTGACCGGTGCCACTGCTGGTGCGACTGAGTCGTTTGTTGTGGTCCCATtcgagctggtgaaaatCAGATTGCAGGATAAGACCTCGAAGTACAATGGTATGGGCGATGTGGTGAGACAGATTATTAAGAAAGAAGGTGTTCTGGCCCTCTACAACGGATTGGAAGCTACTATGTGGAGACACATTGTTTGGAATGCTGGTTATTTCGGTGTCATTTTCCAAGTCAGATCTCTTCTACCAGAGGCTAAGAATCCTACCCAGAAGACAACAAACGACCTGATTTCTGGAGCCATTGGTGGAACTGTGGGTACGTTGTTGAACACTCCATTTGATGTTGTCAAGTCAAGAATCCAGAACACTCCAGTTGTTGAAGGTGTTGTTAGAAAGTATAACTGGACTCTTCCATCTCTGGCTTTGGTCATGAAAGAGGAAGGTTTCAGGGCTCTGTACAAGGGATTCTTGCCAAAAGTTCTTAGATTAGGTCCTGGAGGAGGAATTCTGCTGGTCGTTTTCACTCAAACCATGGACTTCTTCAGAGGTATCTATTATAAAGATTGAGCTGAAAACACGGTGTTCCGAATCAATTTTTTATGGAGTGCCATGACAAGATCACCCGAAGCTATTGTGATTAATAGAGTTGTAATTGATATTCATTTACGTATAGCCAGTAGCTGTTAACCGTGGCTAAAAAAGTATACATATTTTTGTGGGCACTGCATTGTTTTGCTCAAGCATTCCATTTTATTTCCGCCATTTACCCCATAATTCTGCTATCCTCAAAATTTATCTCATcagattttttttccaaaacatTTGGTCATGGACAATCCTTCTGCTGTTCTTACGAAAATTGGTGAAATTGTTATCGAGGATAGACCAATTCCTCAAATCAAAGATCCTCATTATGTCAAGATTGCCATAAAGTATACTGGACTTTGTGGTTCCGACGTTCACTATTACCAGCACGGCCGCGTTGGCTCTTTCATCGTGGAGAAACCAATGGTGTTGGGACATGAGTCGTCCGGTGTTATTGTAGACGTTGGTTCTGAAGTCAAAACTCTGAAGGTCGGTGACAGGGTTGCCTGCGAGCCGGGCATTCCTTCCAGATACTCTTATGAATACAAGAGCGGAAACTACAATTTGTGTCCGGAGATGGCTTTCGCTGCAACTCCTCCTTACGATGGAACTCTTTGCAGATACTATCTTCTCCCTGAGGACTTTTGTGTCAAACTGCCTGAAAACGTCTCATTGGAGGAAGGCGCGTTGGTTGAGCCCCTTTCTGTTGCCACTCATGCCACTAGGCTGGCCAAATTGACGGTTGGTGACAACCTGGTTGTCTTTGGTGCCGGTCCAATTGGATTGCTCTGTGCTGCTGTTGGACGGGCATTTGGTGCTAGCAAGGTGTGCATTGTTGACATTGTCAGtgagaagcttgattttgccGTTTCCAAAGGTTTTGCTACCCACTCCATCAATTCCAAAGATAAAAGTTTTgaggagattttggagttcATCCAAAATTCCTGGGACGGCGAACGCCCATCAGTGGCCATGGATGCTACCGGAAACCAGTTCTGCATTGCAAATGCCATAAGattgctggagaaaaagggAAGATACGTCCAAGTTGGTATGGGAAGACCAACCATGGATGGATTCCCTATTGCTGAGGTTGCAGAGAGAGAACTGCTGATTACTGGGGTCTTCAGATACACTGTTGATGACTACAAGATTGCTGTCAGCTTAATTGCCTCCTCGAAAGTGAACGTGAAGCCTTTGATCACCCATAGATTCAAGTTCGAGGACGTCAAAAAAGCTTACGACTTTAGCAAGGAAGGTAAGTCCATTAAAATTATGATTTCAGGTCCTGAATAATTAATTGCTCATGGGACTAGAATATATACAGATCAATCTTTATGGGACTCgttttgttcttgatcCCTCTTTCTTTGAGCTTCGGCTAGAATTTGCTCATGGGATGCATCGTGGGtagctttgaaaaatgtATAGTGTAGAACAACATCCTCCACGTTTCTCATGGACGGATCCTGTGAGTACTCAGGGTcaatgaagaaaaacagcggcatgtccacctcctccCCAGCATTTAACCTCTGCTCCTCGAAACAGAAACATTGTATCTTGTTGAAGTATGGTGCAATATGGTCTGGCGTCACACTGTAGGTTGCCATACCTGTGATATCCTTGTCTGAAGTGTTTTTCGCCTTGTAGAAAGCTAACGCGGTCTCTCCGGGAACCAAATACACTTCCCTCTGCTGAGGAACAAACTTCCACGGCAACAGACGAGACGTCTCTGCTGTGAACGAGACTCTTATTTTTCGATCAGTATCCACGGGGACTAACTTGTCCGGGGTGATCTTGGAGGAGTCGGTCATTGGGGTTCCACCCCAGCCAGTTTTCTGACAAACAACACGGTACAGGGGCACAGAGGCAAAAGAAAGGGTCAGGAAACCGAGGAAGAGCGAGAGTGAGTAATTGGTCACCGTTTGGCCTCTCTGTTTATTCTTGGTATTGTAATACTGATCGCGCAGCGCCTTGTACTCCTCCATGGACAACCGAGGAAGCTCTTTCTTAGGCTGCGGCGCTTCTGCAAGCAAGCGGGCAGTGGTCGAGAAGAAACGGCACCCTATTTTATGAAGTCGAATCATTAGCGAGAATTAACTTATTTTCCTGAAAATTAGTTTTCAGTGATCCCGATTCACAGACACTTCTATGCAGCGAGGGCTATAATTCCTTGTAACTCTCCGATATAGTGTAACGGCTATCATGGTCCGCTTTCACCGGGCAGACCCGGGTTCGACTCCCGGTATCGGAATCGCAacttttttattttattttttgcgCCTGTGGCCGTTTCGCTGCATCCTCTCGGCCAAGCCGCTTATAACAAAGGAAACGGTAAACTGCGCCGATATTTTCTGAGGCTGCGCGCAGGAGTACGAGTTTTTAGGGCTGTGTTGCAAGAGAATATTGAATATCAACTTTTTGGTTAATGCGAAGGGCCGtgaatcagcttctccCGCATAAATCCTCGCGTATTCTGGGCGGGCCGCTTCAGCCTAAAAATGCTGTGAAGGAGTTCTATATTGTTCTCGACAATCCCCACAAATTATACCGACCGGGGGAGGAGTTGAGTGGACAGATTATTTTAATACTGAAGAAGAATGtgatgaatttgatgatcAGTCTTTCTTTGGAGGGCCATATCAAGGTGAACTCCACATCGCCACTGCGTTCGGATAAAAAACAAAGTTTGTTCAATCACAAAATCCTTCTTTACGGCGATACTGAGGAGACCGCGCTCACGTTTGGAGAACATCGGTTTCCGTTTATTATCAAGCTGCCCAAGCGGAACGCGTACACCAGCATTTCGTTCGAGAAGGGCGAAATTAAATACGGTCTGAAATGCACCATTGTTGAGCGAGATAACCCAGACGTCGTACTGGCAACGTCTGAAAAGATGTTTAGTATTGTCAAGCCCATCAACCTTACGCTTTTGCCCGAACCTCAGCCCAAGATTCTCAGATTCAAGACCACAAAAGGTAAACTGAACAAAACTCTGTCGTCAATatcgtccacgtcgtcgcTTGCTTCGTCGGAATCCATGGAAGACAATCTCGACAGCTACGTCCAAATTAAGATGAACATCTCGTCAATGGGGTATTTGCGCGGCGAATCAATACCCGTTCGTTTGAACGTGAAGTGTCACAAGAAGATAGCCAACACAGAGGGAATAATAGTCACCTTGATCAGAATTTGCCGACTGGATCTGGGCCAAGACTATGAGATTCAATCGTACAGAAAAGATCTCAGCCAGTCCATAGTCCCGCTCATTGTCGACCCTGTCACGCTGACAAGCGATATTTCGACGAGTCTGAGGGTCCCAGTCGATTGTTTTCCGACCATTACCGCAAATATGGTGAGTTTCCAGTATTACATCGAGGTCCTGGTAAACCTTTCAAATTCCAAGATACGAGCCACCCAGGTAGGGTTtatggacgacgagattaTCCAGAAGGACACGTCCAACAACATCTACAACGTGGACAGGCTGAAGCGAACGAAAAACGTGCTTACACTCAATTCCGAGATTGTCATTGGCACAGAACGAAAGTCGAGGGTGCGCAGAAAGAGCCGTCGTTCTTCTGTTCCACAGACGCCATGTACGTCTATAGATTCGCCGCTTTCTCCGCAGGACACCAGTCCACCTTCGTCATCGCTACAATACTCCGCAATCCCAGAAAGTTCTTCGGCCAACGAAAAAGAGGTGCTTCGGCTGCGTGAGCAGGCATTGATGCCCAGTGAGCCCCCAACAGAGCTCAATGATCTGGACTATGCCCGCCCTCCGTCAGAATTGCCACCAATGCCTACCCCAGGGCCATCGGACGGCCACACTGGGGAACAATTCAATGTActtctggacgacgacaccgAATACGCCACAGTACCGATATATACCGAGCCATGGAGCGAGGATTGACGTTCCAACTCCCTGGAATTTCAGTGTGGTAGCTTAAAAATAGTGCGCTTAATAAAATTATTTGTGGCTGTGTCAAGAGCAATAGTGGTAGCAACTCACACTGTTTTACCGTTGGACATGTGACATGTGAGACATTGATGTCATAATGAAATTGCTGCCTCTCAAAAAGAAAAGCCATATGGCAACCTTGCTAAGAGCAATAATGTGGAGACAGCTTTATATATAGTGTTGTATCGTTCACTTGTACATCTTATCTATCTGTATCATGGCTGACCTCAAATCTAGTACACCGAAAGATGAGTCCTGGACCAACCAGGCACAACACAAGGCGCAAGATGCTTACGATGGGCTAACTGGTTCCAAGGATACGCCAAGATCTGTGCAACAATCCAGTGTTCCTGGATCGTTTGACTTTgaggagagaaaaaattacTCCGCTGGAGACTCGAATTACACCTCGCAATCGCAGACCTACGACTCTACCTCACCGACATTCAAGGCTTCAGAAGGCGAAGCTCATGGAGAGCCCGGCGAACAGCCATCACTGGCCAACAAGCTGATGTCTGCCATTGGAATTGGTGGTAGCTCCGAAGGTGCAACCTCTCACAAAGACAAGCCATTGGCTGGCGAagatgccaccaaaaacTCCGTGTCGACTAAGACTCTTGAGAAGCAGGTCGGAAAAGCACACAGCTATGTTGATAGCCAGGGCAACGAATTCGAAGTTATTCCTACCGACAGAAATGTGAAATACTCTTCGCTAGTCGACCCTGTCGTCGACGAGAGAGATGTTCATCAAACCCAGGATAATATCAAGGGTTTGTCTGACAAAGAGAGAGCCCACAGAAGTCCTGTCGATCCCGCCGACACAAAGAACGCCAAGGACTCTCAGCCTTCGCaggaagagcagaaaattgcTCACGACTCTCAATCCGGTAGAGCTACTGCgggagctgctgctgcaggagctggtgctggtgcagctgcCGGCCACTATGGCTCTTCGAATACTCATACCCACGGCGAACTTGACAAGTCTGGATCTCACGGCAAGACTTTGGGCTCAGAACAAGGCTATGCTGGTCAAACCACCAATCACCAATTTGACGGCCGGAATCAGAAGTCTGACCTTGCTTCCAAACACGACACTACAGACAAGAACTTAGGTCCTGACGTTCCTGGAGCGGGGGTTGGATCACTAGCCGGTGCACCAGGTCAGACATATCATCCTAAGCAGAGCCAGGTTCTAGAGACCCAACAAGGCTATGGCTCGAATACTCATGCATCGAAGCACGAGAGTGCCCATGATAAGGGATATTCTAACACCGGTGCCGCCGCTGGTGCTACCACTGGGGCTGGCTTTGTCTCTGGTAAACCAACCAGCTACAATACCACCGAAGCTGCTGCTACAGACCCTGTCCATGGAGCCACTGCTCCTGCTGATCTGGGCGACTACAGACATCCAATTGGGGAGCAAGCCGGCAAAAGTACTCATGGCAAGTCCCACAAAGCTCATGACAAGCACAGTGACCTGAGCCAGAAGGAGACCGCCGCTTATAAGTCGAAGTCTGACCACCACAAAGCTACCGACaccgctgctggagcttcTGCCGGTGCAGGTCTgggagcagctgctggtcgCCACGAGAAGTCGACAAGCACCACCTCTGACTCGTCTGAGTATGGTTCCGGCTCGGGAGCTGGTTCCAAGTCTGGTAAGACCAGCAAATGGGGCAAGTCCAGCAAGAAGAATGATGACACTGTTGTCCAACACGGCACTGTCTACCAGGACGTGCACCACGACACCTTTGCTACGAGAAACGCCGATCAGCTTAAGTCTGATCCCTCCAGACTCTATGAAAGCGAGAAAAAGGGCCAGCCTGAGtttgctcagaaacaagccGAGCTGGGCTACGAGACTGCCCATGGTGGATCGCATACTGGAGGTGGTAGCGGAATAGGTGCCGGAATCGGTGCTGCTGTGGCTTCTGCTGTTGGTTACAAGACCGCTTCCCACGACAGCAGCTACGGAACGCAGCAGTCCAAGCAGAAGGACGCTTCCACTCAAGAATTGAGAGGCGCACCAGGTGTTACCAAGACACAAAATGATCCTTACGATAGCTCGTATGGCAGCCAGACCCAGACCGACGATAAGGTGTTTGGCTCTTTGGACCCGAAGAACCCTCGGAAGCAGGCTGACTACGACAAACTTGGCTCCCAGGCCAAGGAACTGTCGCAGAAAGGTGGCCAGCATCTTGACAAGTCCGGTCACGGTGAATACTCTGCCTATGCCACCGGTGCAGGAACCGCTATTGGCGCCGGTGCAGGCTATCTTGGTAGCAGAGAAACCGGCAAAGACTCTGCCTCACACGCCAATGACTCTGCTCAGAGAGACCCAGAGCTCGCCAAAGGTGGCTTTAGAGAAACCTTCCAGGGTGGAGACGACTCTCAGCATCACACTCATAAGACCAACAAGTACACTGCTGGTGTCGGGGAGGCCCCTGGTCGCAACGAGCCAGAAACCAACAAGTACACTGCTGGCGTTGGCGAAGACGAGCCTCACTTTGGTTCTGGATACACTGCCGGTGTTGGTGACACCCATCCCCACCATGCCAAGGACCAGTACACT from Ogataea parapolymorpha DL-1 chromosome VI, whole genome shotgun sequence encodes:
- a CDS encoding Sorbitol dehydrogenase 2; this encodes MDNPSAVLTKIGEIVIEDRPIPQIKDPHYVKIAIKYTGLCGSDVHYYQHGRVGSFIVEKPMVLGHESSGVIVDVGSEVKTLKVGDRVACEPGIPSRYSYEYKSGNYNLCPEMAFAATPPYDGTLCRYYLLPEDFCVKLPENVSLEEGALVEPLSVATHATRLAKLTVGDNLVVFGAGPIGLLCAAVGRAFGASKVCIVDIVSEKLDFAVSKGFATHSINSKDKSFEEILEFIQNSWDGERPSVAMDATGNQFCIANAIRLLEKKGRYVQVGMGRPTMDGFPIAEVAERELLITGVFRYTVDDYKIAVSLIASSKVNVKPLITHRFKFEDVKKAYDFSKEGKSIKIMISGPE
- a CDS encoding Cytochrome c oxidase assembly protein COX11, mitochondrial, translated to MIRLHKIGCRFFSTTARLLAEAPQPKKELPRLSMEEYKALRDQYYNTKNKQRGQTVTNYSLSLFLGFLTLSFASVPLYRVVCQKTGWGGTPMTDSSKITPDKLVPVDTDRKIRVSFTAETSRLLPWKFVPQQREVYLVPGETALAFYKAKNTSDKDITGMATYSVTPDHIAPYFNKIQCFCFEEQRLNAGEEVDMPLFFFIDPEYSQDPSMRNVEDVVLHYTFFKATHDASHEQILAEAQRKRDQEQNESHKD
- a CDS encoding pH-response regulator protein palF/RIM8; this encodes MRRAVNQLLPHKSSRILGGPLQPKNAVKEFYIVLDNPHKLYRPGEELSGQIILILKKNVMNLMISLSLEGHIKVNSTSPLRSDKKQSLFNHKILLYGDTEETALTFGEHRFPFIIKLPKRNAYTSISFEKGEIKYGLKCTIVERDNPDVVLATSEKMFSIVKPINLTLLPEPQPKILRFKTTKGKLNKTLSSISSTSSLASSESMEDNLDSYVQIKMNISSMGYLRGESIPVRLNVKCHKKIANTEGIIVTLIRICRLDLGQDYEIQSYRKDLSQSIVPLIVDPVTLTSDISTSLRVPVDCFPTITANMVSFQYYIEVLVNLSNSKIRATQVGFMDDEIIQKDTSNNIYNVDRLKRTKNVLTLNSEIVIGTERKSRVRRKSRRSSVPQTPCTSIDSPLSPQDTSPPSSSLQYSAIPESSSANEKEVLRLREQALMPSEPPTELNDLDYARPPSELPPMPTPGPSDGHTGEQFNVLLDDDTEYATVPIYTEPWSED
- a CDS encoding Mitochondrial 2-oxodicarboxylate carrier 2 — translated: MSDQRPLPFAYQFLAGAIAGVSEILVMYPLDVVKTRIQLQVGTGGKGEYTGIIDCLTKIVKNEGPSRLYRGITAPILMEAPKRATKFAANDEWGKVYKRAFGVSQMTQPLSILTGATAGATESFVVVPFELVKIRLQDKTSKYNGMGDVVRQIIKKEGVLALYNGLEATMWRHIVWNAGYFGVIFQVRSLLPEAKNPTQKTTNDLISGAIGGTVGTLLNTPFDVVKSRIQNTPVVEGVVRKYNWTLPSLALVMKEEGFRALYKGFLPKVLRLGPGGGILLVVFTQTMDFFRGIYYKD